The genomic window CGCCCTGCCTCCTGCTTCAGCTCAGCCGCCAGGAAAACATCAGCTGCTTTTTAAGGCCGCTTCTGACTCCCCAGATGTTTTTGCAGAATCTAGAGAAGCGCATCATCAAGGGCCGGCAGGCGGCGATGTTCAGTCGGGCCCTGCGCGCGGTCTGGTTTTTGGATCCCCAGCAGGACCCTTGCATGGCAAAGGATGCGCGTACACTCATGCACTATCAGGACAAACTGCGCGCCGTCGCCTCATCCCATCAGGACTGGGATTTTGAAAATCATTCTCACATGGACAAGCGCCTGACTTTATCGGACGTGCACGGCGAAATTGAATTGGTTCTGCACGACCTGATACATCGTATTGACCAAAAAACCCTGCCTTTTTCCCTTGTCCGTTTACGTCATCGCCATCTGCTTGACTGCATCCAACAACATTTCCTGGAAGAAAATGTGATATTGCGCGACTCGAATCCCTGCAAAAAGTTTTTGGAGCAGCATGTAAAACATCATGACGAGGCTATGCAGGAGTTTCATAGCCAGCGTCTGATGAGGGACCCGGATGGCATCCGCTTCTTTTGTGACTCTGTTACGTCGTTTATCCGTCAACACGCATCTTTCGACGAAACGCTGGAGGAGTATTTGCTTCGCGACTCCGCGTGATCTGAAGCAAACTGTAAGTTTTCATCACAAAAAACGTCATTCGTGGCGTTTGCGTTCGCCGTGCTTGATTTCTTGCATTCTCTTCATGCAAACCTCTTAAATTCCTGCTAGCTTTTGACACACAGGCAACGAAGAGGATCGTGTGAACCCAGATATGACAGTTAAGCGATTGGTTCTGCTTCGGCGGATGTGGAACCTCGACCAGAAGTCCATGGCCACTGCCATTGGAGTGTCGCATCGAACGTGGCAACGCATCGAATATTCCGACACGCGCATCACTGTGGATGTTCTTTTCAAGCTGGCCAAGATCTTTCAGGTCTCACCGGGATATTTCGTGGAGCCCTGCGTGCCTTTGAATGAGCCCTGGGTGTGTCTGCAGTGCGATTATTATAACGAACGCCTCACCGATGAAGTTTCCAGGAATCTGCAGGACAAAATTTGGCCGCTGGTCGAAACCTGGCGTCCCGCGCTGGAAAGCGGCTTCCGTGATCTGGCGTCCAAATCGTGGCCGCTCTGTGAAATCTCGCTGGAAAGCATTCATCTGAATCCCGCGACGCAGAAACTTCTGAACCTGCCCCTGTCCCAATACAGTCTATGCGAGATGTTCGATCATAAAAGCACGATCGCGCTGCTCTTCGAACGTCTTCTGGGCGACGCGCCCGGCAAGCGTTACGCTCTTTGCATGCTGAAGCCGAAGTTCGCGTCTTCCGGCCGGCGTTCCTTTGTCCAACTCATGCGGCTGCAGAAACGCTCCTGGGATAATCCTCGATTCCTCTCGGTTATCGTGGATGCAGGCTCACTGGAACAGGACCTCGCAGCCCTGGAAGTCGCCTGCGGCTGCACCGATATCCAGGGTCTTCACGATTTCAGCGTCCTCCTGCATCCGCCCGTCGACTAAAGCGTCACGTAGACAAAGCCTATGCACATCTCATCTTCCGTCCCTTCGCCCCAATTCACATCCTTGGCACCGGGATTATCAAAGGTGCATTCCAATGTCATGCGTTCCCCCGGCATCACGCTGACAGTCTGTTTCAGGGCATAACTCCCCTGCCAGTGAAAATCCCAGCGCGGGATATCCAAAAGACAGCTGGGACCTCCACTTTTTCGTTCCACTTCCAGGCGCGTCGTCTGCCCGCGCAGATGCATATGCAGTCCTGTGGAATAAACCCGCAAAGCTGCGGTCGGCGCCAGCTGGCCACCCGTTGCGGCCGCTGCATACGCTGTGAAAGGCGCGCTGTAGGAATGCTTCACTCCCTTGTGTCCCGCGGGAATCAGCATCGTATGATTTCTGACCCAATCGGGGTTGGTGAA from Oligoflexus sp. includes these protein-coding regions:
- a CDS encoding helix-turn-helix transcriptional regulator; this encodes MTVKRLVLLRRMWNLDQKSMATAIGVSHRTWQRIEYSDTRITVDVLFKLAKIFQVSPGYFVEPCVPLNEPWVCLQCDYYNERLTDEVSRNLQDKIWPLVETWRPALESGFRDLASKSWPLCEISLESIHLNPATQKLLNLPLSQYSLCEMFDHKSTIALLFERLLGDAPGKRYALCMLKPKFASSGRRSFVQLMRLQKRSWDNPRFLSVIVDAGSLEQDLAALEVACGCTDIQGLHDFSVLLHPPVD